A genomic segment from Pseudomonas mendocina encodes:
- a CDS encoding aminotransferase class III-fold pyridoxal phosphate-dependent enzyme: MKFGFIAHPTSVALKRQVKLLDLFDRNLAEQDRGYSPDIWRWRNLVPFADFGRIVSARGAICEGIVHYMPLTAEEMLAQPRAIAQRVIEGVDSLKALGAQLVGLGGFTAIVGNRGLQTLERTGVPVTTGNSLTAYAAYRNVLEAMQRLEVKPEDSEVAVVGYPGSIALAIARLLGRDGCRLRLIHRGGAEQARQGLEYLPQALHERVRLSNDIEPCYDEVRFYVAATSSGGIIDPYRLAPGSVVVDAALPRDVMLYRRDRRDILIIDGGLVSAGTSLRFGAESMGLAPKKFLNGCLAETLVLGLEGRAEAFSIGRELPENKVLEIGQLAESHGLFPSPMASYGERLTQADFGGLRRFHHPRSQPLALEDKPQLRSEALRSFGEHINPILREFYAFNHIERVFSHGRGCWLTDLDGGRYLDFVAGYGCLNTGHNHPQINSALQRYLQQEQPTFVQYVSVPLQTSLLAQRLSQLAPGKLQRVFFSNSGTEAVEAALKLALAAMDRSRVLYCDNGYHGKTLGALSITGRDKHRQPFQPLLPRCASIPFGDTEALERALLEGDVGAFILEPIQGEGGVVMPPEGYLKRVRELCSDHDCILILDEIQTGLGRTGKLFACEWEGVEPDILVLSKSLSGGAVPIGATLSRADIWDRAYGNIDSFALHTSTFGGGNLAAASALATLDVIAAEDLAGNAARVGGMLKDALAEAVAGYPFIREIRGRGLMIAIEFQNSFGGGVEAFVREFASRMPGNAAGTYRMMSGKAKRLIREAIDELEKNFEEMFVLRFVTKLSQDHGILTFVTANNNRVMRIQPPLVLSEQEARHFVEAFAAVCKDMSTFLD, from the coding sequence ATGAAATTCGGATTCATCGCCCACCCCACCTCGGTCGCCCTGAAACGCCAGGTGAAACTCCTCGACCTGTTCGATCGCAACCTCGCCGAGCAGGATCGCGGTTACAGCCCGGACATCTGGCGCTGGCGCAACCTGGTGCCCTTCGCCGACTTCGGCCGCATCGTCAGCGCACGCGGCGCCATCTGCGAAGGCATCGTCCATTACATGCCACTGACCGCCGAGGAAATGCTCGCCCAACCACGGGCGATCGCTCAGCGCGTGATCGAGGGCGTGGACAGCCTGAAGGCCCTGGGGGCACAACTGGTCGGTCTCGGTGGCTTCACCGCCATCGTCGGCAACCGCGGCCTGCAGACTCTGGAGCGCACCGGGGTACCGGTGACCACGGGCAACTCGCTGACTGCCTACGCCGCCTACCGCAACGTACTGGAGGCCATGCAGCGCCTGGAGGTGAAGCCCGAAGACAGCGAGGTGGCGGTGGTCGGCTACCCCGGCTCCATCGCCCTGGCCATCGCCCGGCTGCTCGGCCGCGACGGCTGCCGCTTGCGCCTGATCCACCGCGGCGGCGCAGAACAGGCACGCCAGGGGCTGGAGTACCTGCCGCAGGCACTGCACGAGCGGGTGCGCCTGAGCAACGACATCGAGCCTTGCTACGACGAGGTGCGCTTCTACGTGGCGGCCACCTCCAGCGGCGGTATCATCGACCCCTACCGCCTGGCCCCGGGCTCGGTGGTAGTGGATGCGGCGCTGCCACGCGACGTGATGCTCTATCGGCGTGATCGCCGCGACATCCTAATCATCGATGGCGGCCTGGTCTCGGCCGGCACCTCGCTGCGCTTCGGCGCCGAGAGCATGGGCCTGGCGCCGAAGAAATTCCTCAATGGCTGCCTGGCCGAAACCCTAGTGCTGGGCCTGGAAGGCCGCGCCGAAGCCTTCTCCATCGGGCGCGAGCTGCCGGAAAACAAGGTGCTGGAGATCGGCCAGCTGGCCGAAAGCCATGGTCTGTTCCCCTCGCCGATGGCCTCCTATGGCGAGCGCCTGACCCAGGCCGACTTCGGCGGATTGCGCCGCTTCCACCACCCACGCAGCCAGCCCCTGGCACTGGAGGACAAGCCGCAACTGCGCAGCGAGGCGCTGCGCAGCTTCGGCGAGCACATCAACCCCATCCTGCGCGAGTTCTATGCCTTCAACCATATCGAGCGGGTGTTCAGCCATGGTCGCGGCTGCTGGCTGACCGACCTGGACGGCGGCCGTTACCTCGACTTCGTGGCGGGCTACGGCTGCCTCAACACCGGCCACAACCACCCGCAGATCAACAGCGCGCTGCAACGCTACCTGCAGCAGGAGCAGCCGACCTTCGTCCAGTACGTCTCGGTGCCCTTGCAGACCAGCCTGCTGGCCCAGCGCCTGAGCCAACTGGCGCCGGGCAAACTGCAGCGGGTGTTCTTCAGCAACTCGGGAACCGAAGCGGTGGAAGCGGCGCTGAAACTGGCCCTTGCCGCCATGGACCGTTCACGGGTGCTGTACTGCGACAATGGCTACCACGGCAAGACCCTCGGCGCGCTGTCGATCACCGGGCGCGACAAGCACCGGCAGCCGTTCCAGCCGCTGCTGCCGCGCTGCGCCTCGATCCCCTTCGGCGACACCGAGGCCCTGGAACGCGCCCTGCTGGAAGGCGACGTCGGCGCCTTCATCCTCGAGCCCATCCAGGGCGAAGGCGGCGTGGTGATGCCACCGGAGGGCTATCTGAAAAGGGTTCGCGAACTCTGCTCCGACCACGACTGCATCCTCATCCTCGATGAAATCCAGACGGGCCTGGGCCGTACCGGCAAGCTGTTCGCCTGTGAATGGGAAGGTGTCGAGCCGGACATCCTGGTGCTCTCCAAATCCCTCTCCGGCGGCGCCGTTCCCATCGGCGCGACGCTGTCGCGGGCCGATATCTGGGACCGCGCCTACGGCAACATCGACAGCTTCGCCCTGCACACCTCCACCTTCGGCGGCGGCAACCTGGCGGCGGCCTCGGCGCTGGCGACGCTGGACGTCATCGCAGCCGAAGACCTGGCGGGCAACGCGGCGCGGGTCGGCGGCATGCTCAAGGATGCGCTCGCCGAGGCCGTGGCCGGCTACCCCTTCATCCGCGAGATCCGTGGACGCGGGCTGATGATCGCCATCGAGTTCCAGAACAGCTTCGGCGGCGGGGTGGAAGCCTTCGTCCGAGAATTCGCCAGCCGCATGCCGGGTAACGCGGCAGGCACCTACCGGATG
- a CDS encoding decarboxylase, which translates to MSGTMGVCLVSQVPALIEDVAFVIEQLRTGLTYVAAEPWDATADVERMCRSLDRRPRSEEVLEALMVQAESYLRENTSAGREPLDVQLLHFPTLEAARAELARSGAATRAELFIVDMSQQPVAEEDPFETLFSACQHDDGGQRLSPHSAVLYCSAQALPGWMEQAGGNRHLRVPLQDRAASRADLLRIAVDHLEHTRFNRLLARTMNPEQPPVSIASEVTRFMRARWRDDWDFHSYTGSMVACLIQSMQQTTAGTGIRCLHGCNEHSLAVSALAGWQLYERAYVIAVTSGMLDEFRGTLANLKRAGAPGLIICAESPDTTWFAFQSTLDADHDGRQVIAARGLRHVFIQRVDEIAAKLTQAFAMLAERSEPVFVLASQAALESRPRQPLNLDLPAPASPSLAAPNEMQRGALDEAMRLINQAPLHMLWQCGRLSDSQRERVYAIADAAGIALADTITHPGSVGPYHQGQAVPNYLGPLSLYGFSRRIYQFLHQDHELLGPEQQCLFFIKSKVDQAATPFSEGKLKRQTRVVQLNHQRRHLSPFTDLALEMPLDKFLDHVQANLAVAPEVLALRRAKLQRIRALPETVPVDRIVTQPMTANYFFLQLGDLLHELIERHGYRYTGVYDVGRCGISALRNVPRTGPGFSGWYGRALMGDGLMALPYIAATSPDNVLAFVGDGARALVPDIETRLAASLAQNPHMPGRNVTLFYLSNGLLSMIQTYLDKRYACNGARQVTVAGRASQPTLMEPGGPLVVNRHRLSQFDGQWLRDALTTPNSLNIIDVTLAHNSDGDGLSLISETAWNRRA; encoded by the coding sequence ATGTCGGGAACAATGGGAGTGTGCCTGGTCAGCCAGGTACCTGCGCTGATAGAAGATGTCGCCTTCGTCATCGAGCAGTTGAGAACAGGCCTGACCTACGTTGCGGCCGAGCCCTGGGACGCCACGGCCGATGTCGAGCGGATGTGCCGCTCGCTGGATCGGCGACCGCGCAGCGAAGAGGTGCTGGAAGCGCTTATGGTGCAGGCCGAGAGCTACCTGCGGGAGAACACCTCGGCCGGCCGCGAGCCCCTGGACGTGCAACTGCTGCACTTCCCCACGCTGGAGGCCGCACGCGCGGAGCTGGCCAGGTCTGGCGCAGCCACACGGGCCGAGCTGTTCATCGTCGACATGAGCCAGCAGCCAGTGGCCGAGGAAGATCCGTTCGAGACGCTGTTCAGCGCCTGCCAGCATGACGACGGGGGACAGCGCCTGTCGCCGCATTCCGCGGTGCTCTATTGCTCGGCGCAGGCATTGCCGGGCTGGATGGAGCAGGCCGGCGGCAATCGTCACCTGCGCGTGCCCTTGCAGGACCGGGCGGCCAGCCGCGCCGACCTGCTGCGGATCGCCGTGGATCATCTCGAGCACACCCGCTTCAATCGCCTGCTGGCGCGCACGATGAACCCCGAGCAGCCGCCGGTGAGCATCGCCAGCGAAGTGACGCGCTTCATGCGCGCTCGCTGGCGGGACGACTGGGACTTCCATTCTTACACCGGCTCCATGGTCGCCTGCCTGATCCAGTCGATGCAGCAGACCACTGCCGGCACGGGCATACGCTGCCTGCACGGTTGCAACGAACACAGCCTCGCCGTCTCCGCGCTGGCCGGCTGGCAGCTCTACGAACGCGCCTACGTGATCGCGGTCACCTCGGGCATGCTCGACGAATTTCGCGGCACCCTGGCCAACCTCAAGCGAGCCGGCGCGCCCGGTCTGATCATCTGCGCCGAAAGCCCGGACACGACCTGGTTCGCCTTCCAGAGCACCCTGGATGCCGACCACGATGGCCGGCAAGTGATCGCCGCGCGTGGCCTGCGTCACGTGTTCATCCAGCGGGTGGACGAAATAGCGGCCAAGCTCACGCAGGCCTTCGCCATGCTCGCCGAGCGCAGCGAGCCGGTGTTCGTGCTGGCCTCCCAGGCGGCGCTGGAGTCGCGTCCACGGCAACCTCTGAATCTGGACCTGCCAGCCCCCGCCTCGCCCAGCCTGGCGGCGCCGAACGAGATGCAACGCGGCGCCCTGGACGAGGCCATGCGGCTGATCAACCAGGCGCCCCTGCATATGCTCTGGCAGTGCGGCAGACTCTCCGACAGCCAACGTGAACGCGTCTACGCGATCGCCGATGCCGCCGGCATCGCGCTGGCCGACACCATCACCCATCCCGGCAGCGTAGGCCCCTACCACCAGGGCCAGGCGGTGCCGAACTACCTCGGCCCGCTGTCGCTGTATGGCTTCAGCCGGCGCATCTACCAGTTCCTGCACCAGGATCACGAACTGCTCGGCCCGGAGCAGCAGTGCCTGTTCTTCATCAAGAGCAAGGTGGACCAGGCCGCCACGCCCTTCTCCGAAGGCAAGCTGAAGCGCCAGACCCGCGTGGTGCAACTGAACCACCAGCGGCGCCACCTGTCGCCCTTCACCGACCTGGCGCTGGAGATGCCGCTGGACAAGTTCCTCGACCACGTCCAGGCCAACCTGGCCGTGGCACCCGAGGTGCTGGCCCTGCGCCGCGCCAAGCTGCAGCGCATACGGGCGCTCCCGGAAACGGTGCCGGTGGACCGCATCGTCACCCAGCCGATGACCGCCAACTACTTCTTCCTGCAGCTCGGTGACCTGCTGCACGAACTGATCGAGCGCCACGGCTACCGTTATACCGGCGTCTATGATGTGGGCCGTTGCGGCATTTCCGCGCTGCGCAACGTGCCACGCACCGGCCCGGGCTTCTCCGGTTGGTATGGCCGGGCCCTGATGGGCGATGGCCTGATGGCGCTGCCCTACATCGCCGCCACCAGCCCGGACAACGTGCTGGCCTTCGTCGGCGACGGTGCCCGGGCTCTGGTGCCGGACATCGAAACACGCCTGGCCGCCAGCCTGGCTCAGAACCCGCACATGCCTGGCCGCAACGTCACCCTGTTCTACCTGAGCAACGGCCTGCTCTCGATGATTCAGACCTACCTGGACAAACGCTATGCCTGCAACGGTGCCCGCCAGGTGACGGTAGCCGGGCGCGCGTCGCAGCCGACACTGATGGAGCCAGGCGGCCCGCTTGTGGTGAACCGCCATCGCCTGAGCCAGTTCGATGGGCAGTGGCTGCGTGATGCCCTGACCACCCCCAACAGCCTCAACATCATTGACGTGACGCTCGCCCACAACTCGGACGGTGATGGCCTCAGCCTGATCTCCGAAACCGCCTGGAACCGCCGCGCATGA
- a CDS encoding MFS transporter yields the protein MNMHLLGRQALFGWLNFVLAVPSIYLLLGMPLVMRQHGWSGTDIGLFQLAGLPAVFKFLLALPVERWSFAGAHYRSWALLLSLGLAAVLLLVGREALLDRHGLFFALTLLAGVLATWADIPVNALAIKLLPENQRVRAGAIRSAALFLAAIVGGGLMLLVHEHWGWQASFVLMAGALLLGALLLPLLGEGAPQGPADAAQSRYEPNWRGYFEQPGAALWTCLLLSCFPFIGASWLYLKPLLLDQGMPATQVAWVAGVGGGAVGALASVLGGRLLRRLGVARAMPLFTGFALFALASLTAVLWSQAGPLGLIIGATLVAAAMGAISAMVFGLMMYFTRHQRQAVDYGLQASLFVVSRLAVPVAAGVLLDRLGYTGMLLGLTSAMLGVYLLALAASPALARITEDKRAPCNQGEAHLKPPCASR from the coding sequence ATGAACATGCACCTGCTCGGGCGCCAGGCGCTGTTCGGCTGGCTGAACTTCGTTCTGGCGGTGCCGAGTATCTACCTGTTGCTCGGCATGCCGCTGGTGATGCGCCAGCACGGTTGGTCGGGCACCGATATCGGCCTGTTCCAGTTGGCCGGGCTGCCGGCGGTATTCAAGTTCCTGCTGGCGCTGCCAGTGGAGCGCTGGAGCTTCGCCGGCGCGCATTACAGAAGCTGGGCACTGCTGCTGAGCCTGGGCCTGGCGGCAGTTCTGCTGCTGGTCGGGCGCGAGGCACTGCTCGACAGGCATGGCCTGTTCTTCGCCCTGACGCTGCTGGCCGGGGTGCTGGCGACCTGGGCCGACATTCCGGTCAACGCCCTGGCGATCAAGCTTCTGCCGGAAAACCAACGCGTGCGCGCCGGGGCGATCCGCTCGGCGGCGCTGTTTCTGGCCGCCATCGTCGGTGGCGGCCTGATGCTGCTGGTGCACGAACACTGGGGCTGGCAGGCATCCTTCGTGCTGATGGCCGGCGCCCTGCTGCTGGGCGCGCTGTTGCTGCCGTTGCTGGGCGAAGGTGCGCCGCAAGGCCCGGCAGACGCTGCGCAGAGCAGGTACGAGCCGAACTGGCGCGGCTACTTCGAGCAACCCGGGGCAGCGCTGTGGACCTGCCTGCTGCTGTCCTGCTTTCCGTTCATTGGCGCCAGTTGGCTGTACCTCAAGCCGTTGCTGCTCGATCAGGGTATGCCGGCCACCCAGGTGGCCTGGGTGGCCGGGGTCGGCGGCGGCGCGGTCGGTGCCCTGGCCAGCGTGCTGGGCGGGCGCCTGCTGCGCCGGCTCGGGGTGGCCCGGGCCATGCCGCTGTTCACCGGCTTCGCCCTCTTCGCCCTGGCCAGCCTGACCGCCGTGCTCTGGAGCCAGGCAGGCCCGCTCGGGCTGATCATCGGCGCAACGCTGGTGGCAGCGGCCATGGGCGCGATCTCCGCCATGGTCTTCGGCCTGATGATGTACTTCACCCGCCACCAGCGCCAGGCCGTCGATTACGGCCTGCAGGCCAGCCTGTTCGTGGTCTCGCGCCTGGCGGTGCCAGTGGCCGCCGGCGTGCTTCTGGATCGCCTGGGCTACACCGGAATGCTGCTCGGCCTGACCTCGGCCATGCTCGGCGTCTACCTCCTGGCCCTGGCCGCCAGCCCTGCCCTGGCACGCATCACCGAAGACAAGCGAGCGCCATGCAACCAAGGTGAGGCGCACCTGAAGCCTCCGTGCGCAAGCCGTTAG
- a CDS encoding methyltransferase — translation MTPHTNATGGHPLQPYWDLALASVQADALRVALELKLFRLLAEPMPAGIVAERLRLHPSNTEHLLEMLWSMRLLERHETPAQGWRYQASWLASRYLDHDSKQHCGDAWSLRLQALRHFGKNLDEQLRTGEASTAPRLAENAANWQAAARLQIAQEQRAATAEAALAVFSQLPEFPRAQRLLDLGGGPGLVAIALAKANPNLRGEVFDLPQTISVAEENIHAAGLGGRLRGRSGDLIRDPIGEGYDLIWCSSVLHFVPDIDQALGKIHAALRPGGVLVCAQAEIPDSQDAARQMLSYYLSMRMLGRQLTHTGGLRHAMQRAGFSALQTQREVPFPVTPVTAVIGRRSLQ, via the coding sequence ATGACCCCACACACCAACGCCACCGGCGGCCACCCGCTGCAACCCTACTGGGACCTGGCCCTGGCCTCGGTCCAGGCCGACGCCCTGCGCGTGGCTCTGGAGCTGAAGCTGTTCCGCCTGCTTGCCGAGCCGATGCCGGCCGGCATCGTGGCCGAGCGCCTGCGCCTGCACCCGAGCAACACCGAGCATCTGCTGGAAATGCTCTGGAGCATGCGCCTGCTGGAACGTCACGAAACGCCTGCGCAAGGCTGGCGCTACCAGGCCTCCTGGCTGGCGAGCCGCTATCTGGATCACGACTCGAAGCAGCATTGCGGCGACGCCTGGAGCCTGCGCCTGCAGGCGCTGCGCCACTTCGGCAAGAATCTGGACGAACAGCTACGCACCGGCGAGGCGAGCACCGCCCCCCGGCTTGCCGAAAACGCGGCCAACTGGCAGGCGGCCGCGCGCCTGCAGATCGCCCAGGAGCAGCGTGCGGCAACCGCCGAGGCGGCGCTGGCGGTGTTCTCGCAACTGCCCGAATTCCCCCGTGCCCAACGCCTGCTCGACCTGGGCGGCGGCCCTGGGCTGGTGGCCATTGCCCTGGCCAAGGCCAACCCCAACTTGCGCGGCGAGGTATTCGACCTGCCACAGACCATCAGCGTGGCCGAAGAGAACATCCACGCGGCCGGCCTCGGCGGGCGTCTGCGGGGCCGCAGCGGCGACCTGATCCGCGACCCGATCGGCGAGGGCTATGACCTGATCTGGTGCTCCTCCGTGCTGCATTTCGTGCCCGATATCGACCAGGCTCTGGGCAAGATCCACGCCGCGTTGCGCCCAGGCGGCGTGCTGGTCTGCGCCCAGGCGGAAATTCCCGACAGCCAGGATGCGGCGCGGCAGATGCTCTCCTACTACCTGTCCATGCGCATGCTCGGGCGCCAGTTGACCCACACCGGAGGCCTGCGCCATGCCATGCAGCGGGCCGGTTTCAGTGCCTTGCAGACGCAGCGCGAGGTGCCTTTCCCGGTAACCCCGGTCACCGCCGTGATCGGCCGCAGGAGCCTGCAATGA
- a CDS encoding TonB-dependent receptor, with translation MGIRLPVGMLGGLLAPTLTLAAAQQLPDMTVTANKIEQDLQDIPASVSVVQGEALRDAGADDLQALARRTPNFVFQPFGQSGTNVPVMRGISSSATAFSSSVLMLVDGVPILMGQGFDHNLLALERVEILRGPQSTLYGRNAEAGVMHLHTRPIDDAPYARVDATLGNRDKRVLRFDLSQALVADTLYGGIAGEWLEQDGFIDNAYRGRDEDDRERHNGRAVLRWTPASATSATLRYSRQDYRDGGSLWGAAGSSHREVRSGTRSWNHSSARSLSLDIEHELDSGLRLRSITARNDFYDRVRQDTDFLPIDALHLERDYHLSTLSQELRLEGEGAESQWLVGLYADRDDHSLDYRQKLPMAMTRTQVDLGGNTAALFGQWTQALTSHWSLTLGARLERDEVSLSPRDSRNRSDQWQRFTPKLALQYAWSDDTQAYASYSQGFRAGGFNAFSASAGYPGYDPEQVDAYELGIKGWAAQRRLRYSAALYWMQISDMQVQQIVQPGMVYITNAAEARSSGLELEADYLLGEHWQLQASLGINRTRFERFQDGSADYQGNHAPFAPDLTSYLGLRYDADAGWFAQAGISGVGRTYLDSANRYGRAGYALLDLSAGYDFEHLGLSAYVENATDKRYDAVGYLNGMARVYSEPREIGLRLSYRL, from the coding sequence ATGGGTATCCGTTTGCCAGTCGGCATGCTGGGAGGCTTGCTGGCTCCAACCCTGACGCTGGCGGCAGCGCAGCAGTTGCCGGACATGACCGTTACCGCCAACAAGATCGAACAGGATCTGCAGGACATACCGGCCAGCGTGTCGGTCGTGCAGGGTGAAGCCTTGCGCGACGCCGGAGCCGACGACCTGCAGGCGCTGGCCCGGCGCACGCCGAACTTCGTCTTCCAGCCGTTCGGCCAGTCCGGTACCAACGTACCGGTGATGCGCGGCATCAGCTCCAGCGCGACGGCGTTCTCCTCCTCCGTGCTGATGCTGGTCGATGGCGTGCCCATCCTGATGGGCCAGGGCTTCGACCACAACCTGCTGGCGCTGGAGCGAGTGGAAATCCTCCGTGGCCCGCAATCGACCCTGTACGGGCGCAACGCAGAGGCCGGCGTGATGCACCTGCACACCCGCCCCATCGACGACGCGCCCTACGCGCGGGTCGATGCCACCCTGGGCAACCGCGACAAGCGCGTGCTGCGCTTCGACCTGAGCCAAGCGCTGGTGGCCGATACGCTGTACGGCGGCATCGCCGGCGAATGGCTCGAACAGGACGGCTTCATCGACAACGCCTACCGTGGCCGCGACGAGGATGATCGCGAGCGCCACAACGGCCGCGCCGTGCTGCGCTGGACACCCGCATCAGCGACCAGCGCCACCTTGCGTTACAGCCGCCAGGACTACCGCGATGGCGGCTCGCTATGGGGCGCGGCCGGCTCGTCGCACCGCGAGGTGCGCTCCGGTACCCGCAGCTGGAACCATTCCAGCGCCCGCAGCCTGTCGCTGGATATCGAGCATGAGCTGGATTCCGGCCTGCGCCTGCGCTCGATCACGGCGCGCAACGACTTCTACGATCGCGTGCGCCAGGACACCGACTTCCTGCCGATCGATGCCCTGCACCTCGAACGCGACTACCACCTGAGCACCCTGTCCCAGGAGCTGCGCCTGGAAGGCGAAGGGGCAGAGAGTCAGTGGCTCGTCGGCCTCTATGCCGATCGCGACGACCACTCGCTGGATTATCGCCAGAAGCTGCCCATGGCCATGACCCGCACCCAGGTGGATCTGGGCGGCAACACCGCCGCCCTGTTCGGCCAGTGGACGCAGGCGCTGACCTCGCACTGGTCCCTGACCCTTGGCGCGCGGCTGGAGCGCGACGAGGTCAGCCTGTCGCCCCGTGACAGCCGCAACCGCAGCGACCAGTGGCAGCGCTTCACCCCCAAGCTGGCCCTGCAATACGCCTGGAGCGACGACACCCAGGCCTATGCCAGCTATTCGCAAGGCTTCCGTGCTGGCGGCTTCAATGCCTTCTCCGCCTCGGCCGGCTACCCGGGGTACGACCCGGAGCAGGTGGACGCCTATGAACTCGGCATCAAGGGCTGGGCTGCGCAACGTCGCCTGCGCTATTCGGCCGCCCTCTACTGGATGCAGATCAGCGACATGCAGGTACAGCAGATCGTGCAGCCCGGGATGGTCTACATCACCAATGCCGCCGAGGCTCGCAGCAGCGGCCTGGAATTGGAGGCCGACTACCTGCTCGGCGAACACTGGCAGCTGCAGGCTTCGCTTGGCATCAACCGCACGCGCTTCGAGCGCTTTCAGGACGGCAGCGCCGACTACCAGGGCAACCACGCCCCCTTCGCGCCCGACCTGACCAGCTACCTGGGCCTGCGCTACGACGCCGATGCCGGCTGGTTCGCCCAGGCTGGGATAAGCGGCGTGGGTCGCACCTACCTCGATTCGGCCAACCGTTACGGCCGCGCCGGCTACGCCCTGCTCGACCTGAGCGCCGGCTATGACTTCGAGCACCTGGGCCTGAGCGCCTACGTGGAAAACGCCACCGACAAGCGCTACGACGCGGTCGGTTACCTCAACGGCATGGCACGCGTGTACAGCGAGCCACGCGAGATCGGCCTACGCCTGAGCTATCGACTATGA
- a CDS encoding helix-turn-helix transcriptional regulator codes for MAAVQRISQPHRLAMSQARQVRRETSGWERQQLPEELGDCYSERFVLDHDLLLVRSRYHPTRDLIEETVDPHDRHMLVITLGLQGQSGYKARNGDTLCFRAGFTTVTAFHGSQGERCYEAGTTVSQLRLLVGEKTLVRYLGAERAGALLGSGHIRQLAFRKTSGASSAHAGALQRYLNDPQRIAALDMHIHSLSLLSEQLNLLCPATPTALQFSTQDIEKLERARDLMIEQIDQPLTIAYLCAAVGLNEFKLKEGFHYRFNTTPHRMLHEMRMRKAHVLLESGHQVAQVAYRVGYRYPNNFSAAFSAFFGQAPKSVFGTHRRSGKVPGREVRPH; via the coding sequence ATGGCCGCTGTGCAACGGATCTCCCAGCCGCATCGATTGGCGATGAGCCAGGCCCGCCAGGTGCGCCGGGAAACTTCCGGCTGGGAGCGTCAGCAACTGCCGGAGGAGCTGGGCGACTGCTACTCGGAGCGTTTCGTTTTGGATCACGATCTGCTGCTGGTGCGCTCGCGCTATCACCCCACCCGCGATCTGATCGAGGAGACGGTCGATCCCCATGACCGCCACATGCTGGTGATCACCCTGGGGTTGCAGGGGCAGTCCGGCTACAAGGCACGCAATGGCGACACCCTGTGTTTCCGCGCCGGCTTCACCACCGTCACCGCGTTCCATGGCAGCCAGGGGGAACGCTGCTACGAAGCCGGTACGACGGTTTCCCAGCTACGGCTGCTGGTGGGGGAGAAGACCCTGGTCAGGTATCTGGGCGCGGAGCGTGCCGGGGCATTGCTGGGCTCGGGGCATATCCGCCAACTGGCCTTTCGCAAGACCAGCGGGGCCAGCAGCGCCCATGCCGGAGCGTTGCAGCGGTATCTCAACGACCCGCAGCGCATCGCGGCGCTGGACATGCATATCCACTCGCTCAGCCTGCTTTCCGAGCAGCTCAATCTGCTCTGCCCGGCAACGCCCACGGCGCTGCAGTTCAGCACCCAGGACATCGAGAAGCTGGAGCGCGCCCGCGATCTGATGATCGAGCAGATCGACCAGCCACTGACCATCGCCTACCTGTGCGCGGCGGTGGGGCTGAACGAATTCAAGCTCAAGGAAGGTTTCCACTACCGCTTCAACACCACGCCCCACCGGATGCTCCACGAGATGCGCATGCGTAAGGCCCATGTGCTGCTTGAGAGCGGTCATCAGGTGGCGCAGGTGGCATACCGCGTTGGCTATCGCTACCCGAACAACTTCAGTGCCGCGTTTTCCGCCTTCTTCGGCCAGGCGCCGAAGTCGGTGTTCGGTACGCATCGGCGCTCGGGCAAGGTACCGGGGCGCGAGGTTCGCCCGCATTGA
- a CDS encoding bifunctional allantoicase/(S)-ureidoglycine aminohydrolase: MSKSPYYYAPHGGHPGQEQLLTDRAMFTEAYAVIPKGVMRDIVTSHLPFWDNMRMWVIARPLTGFAETFSQYIVEVGPNGGSDKPELDPTAEGVIFVVEGTCDLSLNGTQHALRPGSYAFIPPESDWSLRNNGSEAVRFHWLRKAYQPVEGVPYPEAFVTHEQDIEPIVMPGTEGRWSTTRFVEISDMRHDMHVNIVNFEPGGVIPFAETHVMEHGLYVLEGKAVYRLNQDWVEVEAGDFMWLRAFCPQACYAGGPSRFRYLLYKDVNRQMPLTLGGLKR, encoded by the coding sequence ATGAGCAAATCGCCCTACTACTACGCACCGCATGGCGGTCATCCAGGTCAGGAACAACTGCTGACCGACCGCGCCATGTTCACCGAAGCTTACGCCGTGATCCCCAAAGGTGTAATGCGTGACATCGTCACCAGCCACCTGCCGTTCTGGGACAACATGCGCATGTGGGTCATCGCCCGCCCGCTGACCGGCTTCGCCGAAACCTTCTCGCAGTACATCGTCGAAGTCGGCCCGAACGGCGGCAGCGACAAGCCCGAGCTGGACCCGACCGCCGAAGGCGTGATCTTCGTCGTCGAAGGCACCTGCGACCTGAGCCTCAACGGCACCCAGCACGCCCTGCGCCCGGGCAGCTACGCCTTCATCCCGCCAGAAAGCGATTGGTCGCTACGCAACAACGGCAGCGAAGCCGTGCGTTTTCACTGGCTGCGCAAGGCCTATCAACCAGTCGAAGGCGTGCCGTATCCGGAAGCCTTCGTCACCCACGAGCAGGACATCGAGCCGATCGTCATGCCCGGTACCGAAGGCCGCTGGAGCACCACGCGCTTCGTCGAGATCAGCGACATGCGCCATGACATGCACGTCAACATCGTCAACTTCGAGCCGGGCGGCGTGATCCCCTTCGCCGAAACCCATGTCATGGAACACGGCCTGTACGTGCTGGAAGGCAAGGCGGTGTATCGCCTGAATCAGGACTGGGTCGAAGTCGAAGCCGGCGACTTCATGTGGCTGCGCGCCTTCTGCCCGCAGGCCTGCTACGCCGGCGGCCCGAGCCGCTTCCGCTACCTGCTGTACAAGGATGTGAACCGCCAGATGCCGCTGACCCTGGGCGGTCTGAAGCGCTGA